One segment of Carya illinoinensis cultivar Pawnee chromosome 13, C.illinoinensisPawnee_v1, whole genome shotgun sequence DNA contains the following:
- the LOC122292484 gene encoding diphosphomevalonate decarboxylase MVD2, peroxisomal, with protein MAVEAEKWVHMVTAQTPTNIAVIKYWGKRDETLILPVNDSISVTLDPDHLCTTTTVAVSPSFDRDRMWLNGKEISLSGGRFQSCLREVRSRASDVEDEENGIKIAKKDWEKLHLHIASYNNFPTAAGLASSAAGLACLVFSLAKLMNVKEDQSKLSAIARQGSGSACRSLYGGFVKWIMGKDEDGRDSLAVQLADEKHWDDLVIIIAVVSSRQKETSSTSGMRETVETSLLLKHRAKEIVPKRILKMEEAIKNRDFTSFAQLTCADSNQFHAVCLDTTPPIFYMNDTSHRIISIVEKWNRSEGTPQVAYTFDAGPNAVMIAHDRKAATLLLQRLLFYFPPNSDTDLNNYILGDKSILQDAGLEGIKDVEGLPPPPEIKDGIPSQKYKGDVSYFICTRPGRGPVVLSNKKQALLNPENGLPK; from the exons ATGGCGGTTGAGGCTGAGAAATGGGTGCATATGGTGACGGCGCAGACGCCAACGAACATAGCGGTGATTAAGTACTGGGGAAAGAGGGACGAGACCCTAATCCTTCCCGTTAATGATAGCATCAGCGTCACGCTTGATCCCGATCACCtctgcaccaccaccaccgtcGCCGTCAGCCCCTCCTTTGACCGCGACCGCATGTGGCTCAACGGCAAG GAGATTTCCCTTTCCGGCGGCAGGTTCCAAAGTTGTCTGAGGGAAGTTCGCAGCCGTGCTAGTGATGTTGAGGATGAGGAAAACGGTATCAAAATTGCAAAGAAGGATTGGGAAAAACTGCACTTACATATTGCTTCTTACAACAATTTCCCTACTGCTGCCGGGTTAGCCTCCTCAGCGGCTGGGCTTGCTTGTCTTG TTTTTTCCCTTGCGAAGTTAATGAATGTGAAAGAAGATCAAAGCAAGCTCTCTGCTATTGCAAG GCAAGGCTCGGGCAGTGCTTGTCGCAGCTTATATGGTGGGTTTGTCAAGTGGATCATGGGAAAA GATGAGGATGGAAGGGACAGCCTTGCTGTTCAACTTGCAGATGAGAAACACTGGGATGATCTTGTTATTATTATTGCTGTG gtaagTTCAAGGCAGAAGGAAACGAGTAGCACAAGTGGAATGCGTGAAACTGTTGAAACAAGTTTGCTTTTAAAACATAGAGCAAAG GAAATAGTACCAAAACGCATACTAAAAATGGAAGAAGCCATAAAAAATCGTGACTTCACATCTTTTGCACAATTGACCTGTGCTGATAGCAACCAGTTTCATGCTGTTTGCCTGGACACAACTCCCCCAATATTCTACATGAATGATACATCCCATAG gATAATCAGTATTGTTGAAAAATGGAACCGATCTGAAGGAACGCCTCag GTGGCATATACTTTTGATGCTGGCCCGAATGCAGTGATGATTGCTCATGATAGAAAGGCTGCTACCCTTTTACTTCAGAGGCTGCTCTTCTACTTCCCTCCAAATTCAGATACAGATCTGAACAA TTACATTCTTGGTGATAAGTCCATTTTACAAGATGCTGGGCTTGAGGGGATAAAGGATGTGGAAGGTTTGCCCCCACCTCCAGAAATTAAGGATGGCATTCCATCCCAGAAATATAAGGGGGATGTTAGTTATTTTATCTGCACGAGACCTGGGAGAGGTCCAGTTGTGCTTTCTAATAAAAAGCAGGCTCTTCTCAACCCCGAAAACGGGCTTCCCAAGTAA
- the LOC122291870 gene encoding ribonuclease H2 subunit A: protein MGSDAPLPKWASQPCIMGIDEAGRGPVLGPMVYGCLYCARSYQKTLSSLNFADSKTLKEEKREELFENLKADDSIGWDVDVIDPKELSAKMLKKNKINLNEISHDSAIGLINRVLNKGVLLTEVYLDTVGDPEKYRTKLSQRFPAIKFVVAKKADSLYPVVSGASIVAKVTRDRALREWLLDETADNTHRNFGSGYPGDPETKAWLEHHKHLIFGFPSLVRFSWGTCTPYLKDMVEVLWESDKMDEEGSGSSHGKRQLKLSNVGFTPSKRKSEEIESSGKGRCKFFQARKLEQVVHF from the exons atgggatCGGATGCTCCTCTGCCCAAATGGGCGTCGCAGCCTTGCATAATGGGCATCGATGAAGCTGGACGAGGCCCTGTTTTAg GACCTATGGTGTACGGCTGCTTGTACTGTGCCCGCTCCTATCAGAAAACTCTTTCCTCCTTGAACTTTGCAG ATTCAAAGACActaaaagaagagaagagggaggagttgtttgagaatctaaAGGCTGATGACTCAATTGGTTGGGATGTGGATGTCATAGATCCAAAGGAGCTCTCGGCCAAAATGTTAAAGAA AAATAAGATAAATCTTAATGAAATATCACATGACTCTGCGATTGGCCTCATCAATCGGGTTCTAAACAAGGGAGTTCTCCTAACTGAG GTTTACCTGGATACAGTGGGTGATCCTGAGAAGTACAGAACGAAATTGTCTCAAAGGTTTCCTGCCATCAAATTTGTGGTTGCGAAGAAGGCTGATAGTCTTTATCCAGTTGTGAGTGGAGCAAGCATAGTTGCTAAG GTCACAAGAGACAGAGCCTTGCGGGAATGGTTGCTTGATGAAACAGCAGATAACACTCACAGGAACTTTGGTTCTGGATACCCTGGAG atccTGAAACCAAGGCCTGGTTGGAACATCACAAACACTTGATTTTTGGATTCCCATCGCTGGTACGTTTTAGTTGGGGTACATGCACTCCCTACTTGAAGGACATGGTGGAAGTCTTATG GGAATCTGATAAAATGGACGAAGAAGGTTCTGGAAGTAGTCATGGCAAGCGGCAATTGAAATTAAGCAATGTTGGTTTCACCCCATCCAAGAGGAAGAGTGAAGAAATTGAATCGAGTGGAAAGGGACGCTGCAAGTTTTTCCAGGCTCGCAAACTTGAGCAAGTCGTTCATTTCTGA
- the LOC122291782 gene encoding uncharacterized protein LOC122291782 isoform X1, which translates to MLLLNDVNPSLCSVFHSSQMKRMLKRITVVLLIGLLAWAYQATHPPPPSICGSPGGPPVTAPRVKLRDGRHLAYKEHGVSKEVAKYKIIFIHGFGSTRHDAVITTNVPPEFIEGLGLYIVSFDRPGYGESDPDPKRSVKSLALDIEELADQLGFGSKFYVIGQSMGGQVVWGCLKYIPHRLAGATLLAPVVNYWWQGFPANLSMEAYNKQPPQDQWTLRVSHYIPWLTYWWNTQQWFPASSVISSKPDIFSRQDLEILSKFALRENPHKAQVKQQGEFESIHRDMMIGFGSWEFSPMDLENPFPNNEGSVHLWHGDEDGLVPVTLQRYIAKKLPWIQYHELPGAGHLFPVAIGVSEAILKALLLGQS; encoded by the exons ATGCTCTTACTTAACGATGTTAATCCTTCACTGTGTTCTGTTTTTCATTCATCCCAAATGAAAAG GATGTTGAAAAGAATTACAGTGGTTTTGTTGATTGGGCTGCTGGCATGGGCATATCAAGCCACCCACCCTCCACCTCCCAGCATTTGTGGCTCCCCAGGCGGCCCTCCTGTAACAGCGCCTAGAGTAAAGCTCAGGGATGGAAGGCATCTGGCCTACAAGGAGCATGGGGTGTCAAAAGAAGTTGCCAAATATAAGATTATCTTTATTCATGGCTTCGGCTCTACTAGACATGATGCAGTGATTACAACAAACGTCCCTCCA GAATTTATCGAAGGACTGGGACTCTACATTGTGTCTTTTGACAGACCAGGTTACGGAGAAAGTGATCCAGATCCAAAAAGATCAGTGAAAAGTTTGGCTTTAGATATAGAAGAGCTAGCCGATCAGTTGGGATTTGGGtccaaattttatgtaattggGCAGTCTATGGGCGGCCAGGTGGTTTGGGGCTGCCTCAAGTACATTCCTCATAG GCTGGCAGGAGCAACATTGTTGGCTCCGGTTGTGAACTACTGGTGGCAAGGCTTTCCTGCCAACTTGTCTATGGAGGCTTACAACAAACAACCACCTCAGGACCAGTGGACCCTTCGAGTTTCTCACTACATACCATGGCTAACCTACTGGTGGAACACTCAGCAGTGGTTCCCTGCATCCAGTGTCATATCCAGCAAACCGGATATATTTTCTCGCCAAGATCTAGAAATACTTTCCAAGTTTGCTTTGAGGGAGAATCCGCACAAG GCACAGGTCAAGCAACAAGGAGAATTTGAGTCCATCCATCGTGACATGATGATTGGATTTGGGAGTTGGGAGTTCAGTCCTATGGATCTTGAAAACCCTTTTCCAAATAATGAAGGCTCAGTTCATCTATGGCACGGCGATGAAGATGGTCTTGTGCCGGTCACTCTGCAACGCTATATTGCTAAAAAACTTCCGTGGATTCAATACCATGAGTTACCTGGTGCTGGACACCTATTTCCAGTTGCTATAGGAGTGAGCGAAGCTATTCTTAAGGCGCTTTTGTTGGGTCAGAGCTGA
- the LOC122292363 gene encoding vesicle-associated membrane protein 727-like, whose translation MSQRGLIYSFVAKGAVVLAEHTSYSGNFSTIAVQCLQKLPSNSSKYTYSCDGHTFNFLIENGFVFLVVADESVGRSVPFVFLERVKDDFKQRYGASIKDEGPHPLADDEDEDDDLFEDRFSIAYNLDREFGPRLKEHMEYCMNHPEEMTKLAKLKAQISEVKGIMMDNVEKVLDRGERIELLVDKTENLQFQADSFQRQGRQLRRKMWLQNLRMKLMVGGAILVVIVIVWLMACRGFKC comes from the exons ATGAGTCAGAGAGGCTTAATATATAGCTTTGTTGCGAAAGGAGCTGTTGTTTTAGCAGAGCACACATCGTACTCGGGGAATTTTAGCACTATTGCGGTTCAATGCTTACAAAAGCTGCCTTCGAATAGCAGCAAGTACACATACTCATGCGATGGGCACACATTTAACTTCCTCATCGAGAATGGGTTTG TTTTTCTTGTTGTTGCGGATGAGTCGGTTGGGAGGAGTGTGCCTTTCGTGTTTCTTGAACGGGTGAAAGATGATTTTAAGCAGCGCTATGGTGCAAGTATAAAAGATGAGGGTCCGCACCCACTTGCTGATGACGAGGATGAGGATGATGATCTATTTGAAGATAGATTTAGCATTGCATACAATCTTGACAGGGAATTTGG GCCAAGGCTTAAGGAGCACATGGAATACTGTATGAACCACCCAGAAGAAATGACTAAGCTTGCCAAATTGAAGGCTCAAATATCTGAGGTGAAGGGGATTATGATGGACAATGTCGAGAAG GTTTTGGACCGTGGGGAGAGGATTGAGTTGTTGGTGGATAAAACAGAAAATTTACAGTTCCAG GCTGACAGCTTCCAGAGGCAAGGCAGGCAACTTAGAAGAAAGATGTGGCTGCAGAATCTTCGAATGAAGCTCATGGTAGGAGGAGCAATCCTTGTGGTGATTGTCATAGTGTGGCTAATGGCCTGTAGAGGTTTTAAATGTTGA
- the LOC122291871 gene encoding uncharacterized protein LOC122291871 isoform X2 produces MDAHTNREYFEDTVQKLNACIAGRKADGKYRKRVVSHILLLPMYLFNFIPSSEGLAFFRYGSGSVGESVGSGIKHNRKIEGAHGHGAAAAGGSNGNGQNGNNGGSVGSNTQGGTAFIPVYVAGAANNRHQNHHRGSGNCNRNSPGFSTLVAATLASLLAGLYY; encoded by the exons ATGGATGCACATACAAACAGAGAGTATTTCGAGGATACAGTTCAGAAGCTCAATGCATGTATTGCTGGGAGGAAGGCAGATGGGAAGTATAGAAAAAGGGTTGTTTCTCATATTCTTCTCTTACCTATGTATTTGTTCAACTTCATCCCCTCTTCAGAAGGTCTTGCTTTCTTCAG GTATGGCAGCGGTTCTGTTGGTGAAAGTGTTGGGAGTGGTATAAAACATAACAGGAAGATTGAAGGTGCCCATGGTCATGGAGCTGCTGCTGCTGGTGGATCCAATGGCAATGGTCAGAATGGAAATAATGGTGGTTCTGTTGGATCTAATACGCAAGGAGGTACGGCTTTCATCCCAGTATATGTGGCCGGTGCTGCCAATAACCGCCACCAGAACCATCATCGTGGGTCTGGCAACTGCAACCGGAACTCCCCAGGATTTTCAACCTTGGTTGCAGCCACCTTGGCCTCTCTCCTTGCAGGTTTATATTACTAA
- the LOC122291871 gene encoding uncharacterized protein LOC122291871 isoform X1: protein MHIQTESISRIQFRSSMHVLLGGRQMGSIEKGLFLIFFSYLCICSTSSPLQKVLLSSDPLQETHLGAKFARRYGSGSVGESVGSGIKHNRKIEGAHGHGAAAAGGSNGNGQNGNNGGSVGSNTQGGTAFIPVYVAGAANNRHQNHHRGSGNCNRNSPGFSTLVAATLASLLAGLYY from the exons ATGCACATACAAACAGAGAGTATTTCGAGGATACAGTTCAGAAGCTCAATGCATGTATTGCTGGGAGGAAGGCAGATGGGAAGTATAGAAAAAGGGTTGTTTCTCATATTCTTCTCTTACCTATGTATTTGTTCAACTTCATCCCCTCTTCAGAAGGTCTTGCTTTCTTCAG ATCCTCTGCAGGAAACTCACTTGGGAGCAAAGTTTGCTCGCAGGTATGGCAGCGGTTCTGTTGGTGAAAGTGTTGGGAGTGGTATAAAACATAACAGGAAGATTGAAGGTGCCCATGGTCATGGAGCTGCTGCTGCTGGTGGATCCAATGGCAATGGTCAGAATGGAAATAATGGTGGTTCTGTTGGATCTAATACGCAAGGAGGTACGGCTTTCATCCCAGTATATGTGGCCGGTGCTGCCAATAACCGCCACCAGAACCATCATCGTGGGTCTGGCAACTGCAACCGGAACTCCCCAGGATTTTCAACCTTGGTTGCAGCCACCTTGGCCTCTCTCCTTGCAGGTTTATATTACTAA
- the LOC122291868 gene encoding uncharacterized protein LOC122291868: MGNCFIKSRKSTAEIVPQDVPRARRSVAPTVKLYGSSNSFFTAYIRFALLHKAVSLRFVPSETPNFGYEGPVIQVGSETVSGSRETLLHYIEARFPHPPLVIPSGDEEATPPIVRAVGLHHRSITWHVERLVRWAADLEARRGKGSVDPGMGSPRMEVRKFAKSYSELLDVMLEHAQMEEKVLFPILEMADRGLCKAAHGEHARDLPIMNGIKEDIKSIGVMDSGSPAYQEALFNLSTRLRSLLEHCKQHFLEEDMHLLPLMEAVELSKEQQRRILKQGLDVMQATHSHLFNFLLEGLLPHEAMEYLDLIASCKENSLHALLRLKVD, encoded by the exons ATGGGGAATTGCTTTATCAAGTCGAGGAAATCGACCGCCGAGATCGTCCCCCAGGACGTACCCCGAGCCAGACGATCTGTCGCCCCTACCGTCAAATTGTATGGATCGTCTAATAGCTTCTTCACCGCCTACATCCGCTTTGCTCTGCTCCACAAGGCCGTCTCGCTCCGCTTCGTCCCCTCCGAGACCCCGAATTTCGGGTACGAGGGGCCCGTCATCCAGGTCGGATCCGAGACCGTTTCGGGCTCCCGGGAGACGCTGCTCCATTACATTGAAGCCCGGTTCCCCCACCCGCCGTTGGTAATTCCTAGTGGCGACGAGGAAGCGACGCCGCCGATAGTGAGGGCTGTGGGGCTGCATCATAGGAGCATTACATGGCACGTGGAGAGGCTGGTGAGGTGGGCGGCAGATCTAGAGGCACGTAGAGGGAAGGGGAGCGTCGATCCGGGCATGGGTAGCCCACGCATGGAGGTGAGGAAGTTCGCAAAGAGCTACTCGGAGCTGCTGGACGTGATGCTGGAGCACGCTCAGATGGAGGAGAAGGTCCTTTTCCCCATCTTGGAGATGGCTGACCGAG GATTATGTAAAGCTGCTCACGGGGAACATGCAAGGGACCTACCCATTATGAATGGTATTAAAGAAGACATCAAATCTATTGGAGTGATGGATTCTGGAAGCCCTGCCTACCAAGAGGCTCTCTTCAACCTTTCTACTCGCCTCAGATCATTGCTG GAGCATTGTAAACAACACTTTTTAGAGGAGGACATGCATTTACTACCCTTGATGGAGGCAGTGGAGCTGAGCAAAGAGCAGCAGAGGAGAATACTGAAGCAGGGTTTAGATGTGATGCAAGCAACTCACTCAcatttatttaactttcttcTGGAAGGCCTCCTCCCTCACGAAGCTATGGAGTACTTGGACTTAATCGCCAGCTGCAAAGAAAACAGTCTCCATGCATTACTAAGGTTGAAAGTCGATTAA
- the LOC122291782 gene encoding uncharacterized protein LOC122291782 isoform X2: protein MLKRITVVLLIGLLAWAYQATHPPPPSICGSPGGPPVTAPRVKLRDGRHLAYKEHGVSKEVAKYKIIFIHGFGSTRHDAVITTNVPPEFIEGLGLYIVSFDRPGYGESDPDPKRSVKSLALDIEELADQLGFGSKFYVIGQSMGGQVVWGCLKYIPHRLAGATLLAPVVNYWWQGFPANLSMEAYNKQPPQDQWTLRVSHYIPWLTYWWNTQQWFPASSVISSKPDIFSRQDLEILSKFALRENPHKAQVKQQGEFESIHRDMMIGFGSWEFSPMDLENPFPNNEGSVHLWHGDEDGLVPVTLQRYIAKKLPWIQYHELPGAGHLFPVAIGVSEAILKALLLGQS from the exons ATGTTGAAAAGAATTACAGTGGTTTTGTTGATTGGGCTGCTGGCATGGGCATATCAAGCCACCCACCCTCCACCTCCCAGCATTTGTGGCTCCCCAGGCGGCCCTCCTGTAACAGCGCCTAGAGTAAAGCTCAGGGATGGAAGGCATCTGGCCTACAAGGAGCATGGGGTGTCAAAAGAAGTTGCCAAATATAAGATTATCTTTATTCATGGCTTCGGCTCTACTAGACATGATGCAGTGATTACAACAAACGTCCCTCCA GAATTTATCGAAGGACTGGGACTCTACATTGTGTCTTTTGACAGACCAGGTTACGGAGAAAGTGATCCAGATCCAAAAAGATCAGTGAAAAGTTTGGCTTTAGATATAGAAGAGCTAGCCGATCAGTTGGGATTTGGGtccaaattttatgtaattggGCAGTCTATGGGCGGCCAGGTGGTTTGGGGCTGCCTCAAGTACATTCCTCATAG GCTGGCAGGAGCAACATTGTTGGCTCCGGTTGTGAACTACTGGTGGCAAGGCTTTCCTGCCAACTTGTCTATGGAGGCTTACAACAAACAACCACCTCAGGACCAGTGGACCCTTCGAGTTTCTCACTACATACCATGGCTAACCTACTGGTGGAACACTCAGCAGTGGTTCCCTGCATCCAGTGTCATATCCAGCAAACCGGATATATTTTCTCGCCAAGATCTAGAAATACTTTCCAAGTTTGCTTTGAGGGAGAATCCGCACAAG GCACAGGTCAAGCAACAAGGAGAATTTGAGTCCATCCATCGTGACATGATGATTGGATTTGGGAGTTGGGAGTTCAGTCCTATGGATCTTGAAAACCCTTTTCCAAATAATGAAGGCTCAGTTCATCTATGGCACGGCGATGAAGATGGTCTTGTGCCGGTCACTCTGCAACGCTATATTGCTAAAAAACTTCCGTGGATTCAATACCATGAGTTACCTGGTGCTGGACACCTATTTCCAGTTGCTATAGGAGTGAGCGAAGCTATTCTTAAGGCGCTTTTGTTGGGTCAGAGCTGA